In the genome of Equus asinus isolate D_3611 breed Donkey chromosome 9, EquAss-T2T_v2, whole genome shotgun sequence, one region contains:
- the ATG12 gene encoding ubiquitin-like protein ATG12, which translates to MAEEPESALQLSPSTAADGEGPTEVSPETATPEPPSSAAVSPGTEEPAGDTKKKIDILLKAVGDTPIMKTKKWAVERTRTIQGLIDFIKKFLKLVASEQLFIYVNQSFAPSPDQEVGTLYECFGSDGKLVLHYCKSQAWG; encoded by the exons ATGGCTGAGGAGCCGGAGTCAGCGCTGCAGCTTTCTCCCTCGACTGCGGCTGATGGCGAAGGACCTACGGAGGTTTCCCCAGAAACGGCCACTCCGGAGCCCCCCTCTTCCGCTGCAGTCTCGCCGGGAACAGAGGagcctgccggcgacaccaaaaaaaaaa ttgaCATCCTGCTAAAGGCTGTGGGAGACACCCctataatgaaaacaaagaagTGGGCTGTAGAGCGAACCCGAACCATCCAAGGACTCATTGACTTCATCAAAAAGTTCCTAAAACTTGTGGCCTCAGAACAGTTG tttatTTATGTGAATCAGTCCTTTGCCCCCTCCCCAGACCAGGAAGTTGGAACCCTCTATGAG tGTTTTGGCAGTGATGGTAAACTGGTCCTGCATTACTGCAAATCTCAGGCATGGGGATga
- the CDO1 gene encoding cysteine dioxygenase type 1, with translation MEQTEVLKPRTLADLIRILHQLFAGEEVNVEEVQAVLEAYESDPAEWAVYAKFDQYRYTRNLVDQGNGKFNLMILCWGEGHGSSIHDHTDSHCFLKMLQGNLKETLFAWPDKKSNEMTKKSERILRENQCAYINDSIGLHRVENTSHTEPAVSLHLYSPPFDTCHAFDQRTGHKNKVTMTFHSKFGVRTAFTTSGSLENN, from the exons ATGGAGCAGACCGAGGTGCTAAAGCCACGGACCCTGGCCGATCTGATCCGCATCCTGCACCAGCTCTTCGCTGGCGAGGAGGTCAACGTGGAGGAGGTGCAGGCGGTGTTGGAAGCCTACGAGAGCGACCCCGCCGAGTGGGCAGTGTACGCCAAGTTCGACCAGTACAG GTATACCCGAAATCTTGTggatcaaggaaatggaaaatttaaCCTAATGATTCTATGTTGGGGTGAAGGACATGGCAG TAGTATCCATGATCACACCGACTCCCACTGCTTTCTGAAGATGCTACAGGGAAATCTAAAGGAGACATTATTTGCCTGGCCTGACAAAAAATCCAATGAGATGACCAAGAAGTCGGAAAGAATCTTGAGGGAAAACCAGTGTGCCTACATCAATG ATTCCATTGGCTTACATCGAGTAGAGAACACTAGCCACACAGAACCTGCTGTGAGTCTTCACTTGTACAGTCCGCCCTTTGATACATGCCATGCCTTTGATCAAAGAACAGGACATAAAAACAAAGTCACCATGACATTCCATAGCAAATTTGGAGTCAGGACTGCATTT acaACTTCTGGATCTCTGGAGAACAACTAA